The DNA segment CGCAGACTGCTTTTGCAGTTTCTTCTATAGCTATGATCATCTTTTCCTTGCGAGGGGACATCCCATAATTCGGGGGATGCGCCTCTTGAATCTCGATAGTAAAACTCCCCACCGCCATATAGTTGCCTTGCGGGTAATGATCCTCACCTGGACCTACTTGACCTTCACTATAGACGATTCCTTGTTGAATCATGAACCGAACCAGCCACTCCCCTGCACTCGTCTGAGCATATACCTGTTTGTCGCCAGATCCATCGTCATAGACCCGAACTTCAACCTCCAAGGTCCGGCCTATATAAGGATCAAAATTCTTATCAGTAGGACTCCCCCTTACTTCCGTCGGATAAAACCACAGCCGGTCGTTGATGTACTGCTCAAGTGCCGTCTGGATATTCTGTAACGTGAAACCGCTCGGCAACAGGGCAGTTCCGCTTGTGTGGGTTGCTGTGCCACTGCATAGTAGCAAGAAGCTCAATAGAAGACCGCCCAATCGATATTTAATGCCAGACACCGCACACCCTCATTTCTATGGAAATGTTCGCGAATTTCCTGCTTTGGGATAGCCCCTTATCAACCGTGTACCTCTATCGCCGCCTGGTCTACCGCCTGTTGGCCCTGGATCTCAATCTGCTCCATTGCTGCTTTCAACGCTATTTCTCCTTTTATCAAACGGTTCATCACAGCATCCCCGCTTGCTTGGCGGGAAACCGCGAGGCTAGCTCCAGGATTTCCTTCCACGTCATTTTATCGTTGGGGTACGGAATACCATAACGGTCAAACAGGTCGATGTTATAATAGATGGCGTGGCTTTGAAAGAACGGAGCTAAACCGTATAATCGACCATCCCCATCCATTAGGGAGTTCGTCTCAATCGTTGGTTTGGGCTCTAGCTTGCTTGCCCGATCCGTTATATCATGCAAGCCGCCTTGCGCAGCCCATTGTTTCAACTCCCACTCCCCGTTTATATACAGAATATCCGCCTGATTTTCTTCCATCCATGCATCCACTGAAATCTCATCATGGAGCATTGGCTTCATAGATACGATGCCGTAATCAAGCTCCGGGTTTCAAGACTTAGCAAGTCCCCATATCTCTCCCGGAAGTTGTCCTCCGAATGATAACCGATTGTTACGGATACATTATCCTCCAGGAGCCCTTTATCCGTGGCAGCGTTATTGCAGGCTGCGAGTGCTACAGACCTAACATAATGATTAAAAAAAGGGAATATGTTTTTGTGCTTGTCCTGAATCTGACTTTCTTCCATACGTTATCCATTCGCAATCTCTCCGCACGCCCTCTTTCCAAGAAATATTCACTGTACATAATCCTTATATATAGACGTTAAAAGAGGTTTGAATGTTCAATATAAGAAAACCCGAGTACTCGAAATGATCGATACTCGGGTCCTTCGTAACTATCCGATGGCATTACGTTTGCGTCCTCATTGACCTGTTTAATCGAGAAATCATTGGCCAAAGTGCAGGTCCACATAAGGACGCTGCTTTGATTTCCCGTGCCTTTGCTACGGTAGAAGGCGATCTGAGCCAAATCCAGTGGTTTCACACGGACCGTGGGAGTGAGTTTAAAAACCAAAAGATGGACGAGCTCCTGCAAACCTTTGAGATCGGTGGAACTATACGACTATGTCAACTGGTTTAACAAGCATCGACTTCATGGATCATTGGGGTACATGACGCCTGTTCAGTACCGCCAAGCAGCCCTTAAAAAAGCTGTCTGATTTAATGTTGACAATCCAGTTATCTGGATTTTAAGAATTGGTTAAGGGGGCATTGCAGGAAAGGGTTGGGAAAAGAAGAAAACCCCGAGCTCTCGAAATGTCGATTACTCGGGGTTACACACATCAAACTTATGCAGAAACATCCAACTCTCAAATTACAGTTCACAATACGCATCAATAGGCATTTGAAGTGACCTTATATTCATGGTAGAAGCTTTAAATCCAGTAATTTGTCATATGCTCCTGCTATTTCAGCCTCGGAGAACTTTTCCTTTTTAATACTTTTGACCTCACTTATTACTTTATCTTTCACTGCACCGCCATAGAATTTATTCATGGAATTGGCTACAAAATGAGTGGTTGACCATAACTCAAGGGTCCTGGATTCATTCGGCAATGCATCAAGGACAAAGTCGATTATTTCATCGTACTCCGAAATGAATTCTTCTCCGTTTTCAATGATACTTTTCGATTTACTCCCTGGTTGAATAACAAAACCCGAGCCTGATTCCTTGCTGAGAATTTGCAACGCCCCTTCAATCTCCAAATTATCTGTCTGGTAATCCAAATCAGCAGAATAGGGACCAAAATGGTGAATGCGAAAACTTAGAGGTGTAGGTACACCTTTCGCATCCAAAAAGTACATATATTTTTGGAATGCTTTTTTTCCAGGAAGCGGTCCTTTCTTAACCACTAAATATGCCACAAGTGTTTGTAAACTCATGTTACTGCCTCCTTAATATCATTGACTTTATTTGGACGAACTCCCGAACTTCTTTAGCCACATCAGCATCTGCGTAAATTCTACAAACATATATCGGTTCTTCTAATTTAGCAATTACAGGTGCTCGTTCTTTCAAGGAGTAAGTCATTCTCGGATCCTCCTTACTGATAATACTAATAGTCGGAGATCCATCAGAAAGGGTGAATTTCAAAGGAGGCTTCTGATACCTATCTATTATAACTTGATAAGGTTTGTACCTTGCTTCAAGTTCATCCTTGATCTGTAATTCTACTTCTCTCTGGAGTTTCCTCTCATCCAGAGTCGGGGCCGGTTCTGACTCCCAGATGCACTTAATGTGTTTCCTATTCAGAAATCGATCAGCCCATGGACTATCCGATGATTTCGCTTTTTCGATGACTGTATAGTCATCCCATTTAATAAATTCACTTACATCACTGGGCAACCTTCCTGTCGATGTCTCTTTGGCTAGCATGTCCCTAAGGAGCTGAATCATTATATTATCATATATTCTGCGAGTGCGATGCAAGTAAACTTGAGTAAACATGAAGTATCGCGCCAGAATGAGACCTTCAACTGCCTCAACCCCATCATATTCAATCCCGAGCTTCCACTCCCCGTCCTTAAAACACAAGGAAATAACGTTTAGAATCCGCTCTAAATCGAAGTTCCCGTATTTAACGCCAGTATAAAGAGAGTCGCGTAACAGGTAATCCATTTTATCAGAGTCTAATTCTGAAGCAAATATATCGGCTAATAATCGTTCATTATGATGGAAAGCATTCCCTGTAATTAGGGCTGCGATTGCTTGTGCATTGAATCCATGTTCCGCCCCTATCTTATCAATAATGGGGGTTATCTCTGATTCTGTAATGATTTTCCCAGCCATTCCTTCATGGCTTTTTACAGACTCATCGAACAAATCATCTGCTACATGAGAAAAAGGTGCATGTGCAACGTCGTGGAGCAATGCTGCTAATCTCAACATTTGGCGATACTTATTGATTTCGTCTTGCGACCAACCCAACACTTCCCCTCTTTTATTTTGTATCTTGTCAAATACAAGGTTCGATACATGCATGACCCCCAGGGAGTGTGGGAACCGTGTATGCTCAGCTGATGGATACAGAAGGAATGTAGTCGCAAGCTGACGTATTCTTCTCAGCCTTTGAAATGGGGCTGTATCGATGATTCGCTGTTCATCCTTCGATAAAGTTATAAAACCATGTATGGGATCCCTTACGTCAGGCATTTTTCCCCTCCCAATTATATTATATAAGAACATATGTTCCTTTTCAAATTTTTCTACTTTTCAGTTAATATTCAACACTACAATTCAAATACCTTTCTAAAGGGCGAAATTTGTAGGATATTGTAACTAAAGCTCTTCCACAATACTCATCCTATGCTAAAAGTTTCATTTCACATACGGCCTCTTCTTGCTGTACTTGCGTATCTCCATTCTTGTGGATA comes from the Xylanibacillus composti genome and includes:
- a CDS encoding HD domain-containing protein — translated: MPDVRDPIHGFITLSKDEQRIIDTAPFQRLRRIRQLATTFLLYPSAEHTRFPHSLGVMHVSNLVFDKIQNKRGEVLGWSQDEINKYRQMLRLAALLHDVAHAPFSHVADDLFDESVKSHEGMAGKIITESEITPIIDKIGAEHGFNAQAIAALITGNAFHHNERLLADIFASELDSDKMDYLLRDSLYTGVKYGNFDLERILNVISLCFKDGEWKLGIEYDGVEAVEGLILARYFMFTQVYLHRTRRIYDNIMIQLLRDMLAKETSTGRLPSDVSEFIKWDDYTVIEKAKSSDSPWADRFLNRKHIKCIWESEPAPTLDERKLQREVELQIKDELEARYKPYQVIIDRYQKPPLKFTLSDGSPTISIISKEDPRMTYSLKERAPVIAKLEEPIYVCRIYADADVAKEVREFVQIKSMILRRQ
- a CDS encoding extracellular solute-binding protein — translated: MDAWMEENQADILYINGEWELKQWAAQGGLHDITDRASKLEPKPTIETNSLMDGDGRLYGLAPFFQSHAIYYNIDLFDRYGIPYPNDKMTWKEILELASRFPAKQAGML